One stretch of Candida orthopsilosis Co 90-125, chromosome 3 draft sequence DNA includes these proteins:
- a CDS encoding Yck2 protein (plasma membrane protein similar to S. cerevisiae casein kinase I, Yck2p), with translation MSNRVASPTNPAALAAAQASHSPVINSKNTSAVMNQHLHHHSQANGAPLNTAAAAAASSSSNSNSSVVGLHYKIGKKIGEGSFGVIFEGTNIINGGPVAIKFEPRKTEAPQLRDEYRTYKHLQGCAGIPNAYYFGQEGLHNILVIDLLGPSLEDLFDWCGRRFSVKTVVQIAIQMLTLVEEVHRHDLIYRDIKPDNFLIGRQGMPDENNVHLIDFGMAKQYRDPRTKQHIPYREKKSLSGTARYMSINTHLGREQSRRDDLEALGHVFFYFLRGQLPWQGLKAPTNKQKYEKIGDKKRTTPAVTLCDGLPTQFAEYLDSVRSLPFDAEPPYEEYRMLLVSALDDLGQSCDGDYDWMHLNGGKGWDAAINKKPNLHGYGHPNPPNERERRHRDQRRSRQPQQQQQQQQQAHQQQQQQSQQQYQQQQQLNQPQSQSQLSAAQLHQQKLQHLVNRPLPPIKQESNSALPTTSRNDMLANNGGGNSVAGGAGAGGKYEGYGQYQQQPHQQQHLDEDEEHKGLFSKLCCH, from the coding sequence ATGTCTAATCGTGTAGCATCACCAACTAATCCAGCCGCATTAGCAGCTGCACAAGCATCACATAGTCCAGTTATCAACTCCAAAAACACTTCAGCAGTTATGAaccaacatcttcatcatcactcaCAAGCCAATGGTGCTCCACTCAAtacagcagcagcagccGCTGCTTCTTCATCGAGCAACTCCAATTCCTCAGTTGTTGGCTTACATTACAAAATTGGCAAGAAAATTGGTGAAGGTTCATTTGGAGTTATATTTGAAGGTACAAACATTATAAATGGAGGTCCAGTGGCCATTAAATTTGAACCTAGAAAGACTGAAGCGCCTCAATTAAGAGATGAGTATAGAACTTATAAACATTTACAAGGATGTGCTGGTATTCCCAATGCATATTATTTTGGTCAAGAAGGATTGCATAACATTTTagttattgatttattggGTCCTTCATTGGAAGATTTATTTGATTGGTGTGGAAGGAGATTTTCCGTAAAGACAGTTGTACAAATTGCTATACAAATGTTGACTTTAGTTGAAGAAGTGCATCGTcatgatttgatttatagAGATATTAAACCTGATAATTTTCTTATTGGACGTCAAGGCATGCCCGATGAAAATAATGTTcatttaattgattttggtatGGCAAAACAATATCGTGATCCaagaacaaaacaacataTTCCATatagagaaaaaaaatcattgaGTGGTACTGCTAGATATATGTCGATAAACACCCATTTAGGAAGAGAACAGTCAAGACGTGATGATTTAGAAGCATTAGGTcatgtttttttttactttttaaGAGGTCAATTACCATGGCAAGGTTTAAAAGCACCAActaataaacaaaaatatgAAAAGATTGGTGACAAAAAGAGAACAACCCCAGCAGTTACTCTTTGTGATGGATTACCTACACAATTTGCCGAATATTTAGATTCAGTAAGATCATTACCATTTGATGCTGAACCTCCTTATGAAGAATATAgaatgttgttggtttcAGCATTGGATGATTTAGGACAATCATGTGATGGAGACTACGATTGGATGCATTTAAATGGAGGTAAAGGATGGGATGCTGCAATCAATAAGAAACCTAATTTGCACGGATATGGACATCCTAATCCTCCAAatgaaagagaaagaagacATCGTGATCAAAGAAGGAGTAgacaaccacaacaacaacaacagcaacaacagcaagcgcatcagcaacaacaacaacaatcacaacaacaataccaacaacaacaacaattgaatcaaccaCAACTGCAACTGCAATTATCAGCAGctcaattgcatcaacaaaaattacaaCATTTAGTTAATAGACCATTACCGccaatcaaacaagaatcAAACTCGGCATTGCCTACAACTAGTCGGAATGACATGTTGGCAAACAATGGTGGTGGAAATAGtgttgctggtggtgcAGGTGCTGGTGGCAAATATGAAGGGTATGgacaataccaacaacaaccacatcaacaacaacatcttgatgaggatgaagaaCACAAGGGATTATTTTCTAAGTTATGTTGTCATTAG